One window of Camelina sativa cultivar DH55 chromosome 4, Cs, whole genome shotgun sequence genomic DNA carries:
- the LOC104782431 gene encoding succinate dehydrogenase assembly factor 1, mitochondrial-like — MGASKLSGMQKQVLSLYRGFLRAARSKPIEDRKRIEMIVSTEFRHNSKEVDRKNFQYIEYLLRLGTKQLDQLKSPDIISLSSVKVVASKT; from the coding sequence ATGGGAGCTTCGAAACTTTCCGGGATGCAAAAGCAAGTCTTGAGTCTCTACAGAGGATTTCTAAGAGCAGCTCGTTCTAAGCCAATAGAAGACAGGAAGAGAATAGAGATGATCGTGTCAACAGAGTTCCGTCACAACTCTAAAGAGGTCGACCGTAAGAATTTCCAGTACATCGAGTATTTGCTTCGGTTAGGTACTAAACAGCTCGATCAACTCAAAAGCCCCGACATAATTAGTCTCTCCTCTGTGAAGGTCGTTGCTTCTAAAACCTGA
- the LOC104782429 gene encoding ribulose bisphosphate carboxylase/oxygenase activase, chloroplastic isoform X1: MAAAVSTVGAINRAPLSLNGSGSGATSAPASTFLGNKVVTVSRFAQSNKKSNGSFKVLAVKEDKQTDGDRWKGLAYDISDDQQDITRGKGLVDSVFQAPMGTGTHHAVLSSYEYISQGLRQYNLDNMMDGFYIAPAFMDKLVVHITKNFLTLPNIKVPLILGIWGGKGQGKSFQCELVMAKMGINPIMMSAGELESGNAGEPAKLIRQRYREAADMIKKGKMCCLFINDLDAGAGRMGGTTQYTVNNQMVNATLMNIADAPTNVQLPGMYNKEENARVPIIVTGNDFSTLYAPLIRDGRMEKFYWAPTREDRIGVCKGIFRTDKIEDQDIVTLVDKFPGQSIDFFGALRARVYDDEVRKFVEGLGVEKIGKRLVNSREGPPKFEQPEMTLEKLMEYGNMLVMEQDNVKRVQLADTYLSQAALGDANADAIDRGTFYGKAAQQVNLPVPEGCTDPAAQNFDPTARSDDGTCVYNF; this comes from the exons ATGGCCGCCGCAGTTTCCACCGTTGGTGCCATAAACAGAGCTCCG TTGAGCTTAAACGGGTCAGGATCTGGAGCTACATCAGCCCCAGCTTCGACCTTCTTGGGAAACAAAGTTGTAACTGTGTCGAGATTCGCACAGAGCAACAAGAAGAGCAACGGATCATTCAAGGTGTTGGCTGtgaaagaagacaaacaaaccGATGGAGACAGATGGAAGGGTCTTGCCTACGACATATCTGATGATCAACAAGACATCACCAGAGGCAAGGGTTTGGTTGACTCTGTCTTCCAAGCTCCTATGGGAACCGGAACTCACCACGCTGTCCTTAGCTCATATGAATACATTAGCCAAGGCCTTAGGCA GTACAACTTGGACAACATGATGGATGGGTTTTACATTGCTCCTGCTTTCATGGACAAGCTTGTTGTTCACATCACCAAGAACTTCTTGACCTTGCCTAACATTAAG GTTCCACTTATTTTGGGTATTTGGGGAGGCAAAGGTCAAGGTAAATCCTTCCAGTGTGAGCTTGTCATGGCCAAGATGGGTATCAA CCCAATCATGATGAGTGCTGGAGAGCTTGAGAGTGGAAACGCAGGAGAACCAGCCAAGCTTATCCGTCAGAGGTACCGTGAGGCAGCTGACATGATCAAGAAGGGAAAGATGTGTTGTCTGTTCATCAACGATCTTGACGCTGGTGCGGGTCGTATGGGTGGTACTACTCAGTACACAGTCAACAACCAGATGGTCAACGCAACACTCATGAACATTGCTGATGCCCCAACCAACGTCCAGCTCCCAGGAATGTACAACAAGGAAGAGAACGCACGTGTCCCAATCATTGTCACCGGTAACGATTTCTCCACCCTTTACGCTCCTCTCATCCGTGACGGACGTATGGAGAAGTTCTACTGGGCACCTACCCGTGAAGACCGTATTGGTGTCTGCAAGGGTATCTTCAGGACCGACAAGATCGAGGACCAAGACATAGTTACCCTTGTTGATAAGTTCCCTGGTCAATCCATCG ATTTCTTCGGTGCTTTGAGGGCGAGAGTGTACGATGATGAAGTGAGGAAGTTTGTTGAGGGACTTGGAGTGGAGAAGATCGGAAAGAGGCTGGTGAACTCAAGGGAAGGACCTCCCAAGTTCGAGCAACCCGAGATGACTCTTGAGAAGCTTATGGAGTATGGAAACATGCTTGTGATGGAACAAGATAATGTCAAGAGAGTCCAACTTGCCGACACCTACCTCAGCCAGGCTGCCTTGGGAGATGCTAACGCTGATGCCATCGACCGCGGAACTTTCTACG GCAAAGCAGCCCAGCAAGTAAACCTACCTGTTCCTGAAGGATGTACTGATCCTGCGGCTCAAAACTTTGATCCAACGGCTAGAAGTGACGATGGAACCTGTGTCTACAACTTTTGA
- the LOC104782429 gene encoding ribulose bisphosphate carboxylase/oxygenase activase, chloroplastic isoform X2, which produces MAAAVSTVGAINRAPLSLNGSGSGATSAPASTFLGNKVVTVSRFAQSNKKSNGSFKVLAVKEDKQTDGDRWKGLAYDISDDQQDITRGKGLVDSVFQAPMGTGTHHAVLSSYEYISQGLRQYNLDNMMDGFYIAPAFMDKLVVHITKNFLTLPNIKVPLILGIWGGKGQGKSFQCELVMAKMGINPIMMSAGELESGNAGEPAKLIRQRYREAADMIKKGKMCCLFINDLDAGAGRMGGTTQYTVNNQMVNATLMNIADAPTNVQLPGMYNKEENARVPIIVTGNDFSTLYAPLIRDGRMEKFYWAPTREDRIGVCKGIFRTDKIEDQDIVTLVDKFPGQSIDFFGALRARVYDDEVRKFVEGLGVEKIGKRLVNSREGPPKFEQPEMTLEKLMEYGNMLVMEQDNVKRVQLADTYLSQAALGDANADAIDRGTFYGKDEAKQPSK; this is translated from the exons ATGGCCGCCGCAGTTTCCACCGTTGGTGCCATAAACAGAGCTCCG TTGAGCTTAAACGGGTCAGGATCTGGAGCTACATCAGCCCCAGCTTCGACCTTCTTGGGAAACAAAGTTGTAACTGTGTCGAGATTCGCACAGAGCAACAAGAAGAGCAACGGATCATTCAAGGTGTTGGCTGtgaaagaagacaaacaaaccGATGGAGACAGATGGAAGGGTCTTGCCTACGACATATCTGATGATCAACAAGACATCACCAGAGGCAAGGGTTTGGTTGACTCTGTCTTCCAAGCTCCTATGGGAACCGGAACTCACCACGCTGTCCTTAGCTCATATGAATACATTAGCCAAGGCCTTAGGCA GTACAACTTGGACAACATGATGGATGGGTTTTACATTGCTCCTGCTTTCATGGACAAGCTTGTTGTTCACATCACCAAGAACTTCTTGACCTTGCCTAACATTAAG GTTCCACTTATTTTGGGTATTTGGGGAGGCAAAGGTCAAGGTAAATCCTTCCAGTGTGAGCTTGTCATGGCCAAGATGGGTATCAA CCCAATCATGATGAGTGCTGGAGAGCTTGAGAGTGGAAACGCAGGAGAACCAGCCAAGCTTATCCGTCAGAGGTACCGTGAGGCAGCTGACATGATCAAGAAGGGAAAGATGTGTTGTCTGTTCATCAACGATCTTGACGCTGGTGCGGGTCGTATGGGTGGTACTACTCAGTACACAGTCAACAACCAGATGGTCAACGCAACACTCATGAACATTGCTGATGCCCCAACCAACGTCCAGCTCCCAGGAATGTACAACAAGGAAGAGAACGCACGTGTCCCAATCATTGTCACCGGTAACGATTTCTCCACCCTTTACGCTCCTCTCATCCGTGACGGACGTATGGAGAAGTTCTACTGGGCACCTACCCGTGAAGACCGTATTGGTGTCTGCAAGGGTATCTTCAGGACCGACAAGATCGAGGACCAAGACATAGTTACCCTTGTTGATAAGTTCCCTGGTCAATCCATCG ATTTCTTCGGTGCTTTGAGGGCGAGAGTGTACGATGATGAAGTGAGGAAGTTTGTTGAGGGACTTGGAGTGGAGAAGATCGGAAAGAGGCTGGTGAACTCAAGGGAAGGACCTCCCAAGTTCGAGCAACCCGAGATGACTCTTGAGAAGCTTATGGAGTATGGAAACATGCTTGTGATGGAACAAGATAATGTCAAGAGAGTCCAACTTGCCGACACCTACCTCAGCCAGGCTGCCTTGGGAGATGCTAACGCTGATGCCATCGACCGCGGAACTTTCTACGGTAAAGACGAG GCAAAGCAGCCCAGCAAGTAA
- the LOC104782433 gene encoding protein HESO1-like isoform X1 — translation MSRNTFFDPTLQEILQVIKPTRADWDTRIGVIDQLRSVVQSVECLRGATVQPFGSFVSNLFTRWGDLDISVDLFSGSSILFTGKKQKQTLLGHLLRALRANGLWYKLQFVIHARVPILKIVSGHQRISCDISIDNLEGLLKSRFLFWISEIDGRFRDLVLLVKEWAKAHNINDSKSGTFNSYSLSLLVIFHLQTCVPAILPPLRDIYPKSAVDDLKGVRKTAEESIAQVTAANIARFKSGTAKSVNRSSLSELLVSFFAKFSDINLKAQELGVCPFTGRWENISTNTTWLPKTYSLFVEDPFEQPQNAARSVSRKNLDRIAQVFQITSRRLASDCNRNSIIAVLTGQHIQQFLYRTISLHSQHHAANGTHNVRNLHGQSRPWNQQMQQNWSQSYNIPNPPYWPQQQQSRPQQNWPQNNPRNLQRQPSVQGQTWPVITQSQTQQKSQNKNGNRPFKNTSAGSSQNQGHISKPSGHMNGVNSARPATIIPSQRGQMWRPRYEH, via the exons ATGAGTAGAAACACTTTCTTTGATCCTACCCTTCAAGAAATTCTTCAAGTGATTAAACCTACACGAGCAGATTGGGATACAAGGATCGGAGTCATTGATCAGTTGCGTAGCGTCGTACAATCTGTAGAATGTTTAAGAG gtGCTACTGTTCAACCATTTGGATCCTTTGTGTCAAATCTTTTCACACGATGGGGAGACTTAGACATCTCTGTTGACTTGTTCAGCGGTTCTTCCATCTTGTTCACTGGAAAGAAGCAGAAACAAACTTTACTTGGACATTTGCTTCGAGCCTTGAGAGCGAATG GTCTATGGTACAAACTGCAATTTGTTATTCATGCGCGAGTACCCATTCTGAAAATCGTGAGCGGGCACCAGAGAATTTCTTGTGACATTTCTATTGATAATCTGGAAGGGCTTTTGAAGAGCAGGTTCTTGTTCTGGATCAGTGAAATAGATGGGAGATTCCGCGACCTGGTTTTGCTA GTGAAGGAATGGGCCAAAGCTCATAATATTAACGATTCGAAGAGCGGGACTTTCAACTCTTACTCTCTCAGTTTGTTAGTCATCTTCCATCTTCAG ACTTGTGTGCCTGCAATCTTGCCTCCTCTAAGAGATATATATCCGAAGAGTGCGGTTGATGATCTGAAAG GTGTACGAAAAACTGCAGAGGAAAGTATAGCGCAAGTTACTGCTGCTAATATAGCGAGATTTAAATCAGGCACAGCAAAATCAGTCAACCGAAGCTCACTGTCGGAGCTTTTGGTCTCGTTTTTTGCAAAG TTTTCAGACATAAACTTGAAGGCACAAGAGCTCGGTGTTTGCCCGTTTACTGGAAGATGGGAAAACATAAGCACCAACACTACATGGCTGCCAAAGACGTACTCACTCTTT GTTGAAGATCCTTTCGAGCAGCCGCAGAATGCTGCAAGGAGTGTGAGTCGTAAAAATTTGGACAGAATAGCTCAAGTATTTCAGATCACATCGCGCCGTCTTGCCTCAGATTGCAATAGAAATTCCATCATTGCCGTTCTGACAGGGCAACACATTCAACAATTTTTGTACAGAACAATAAGCCTCCATAGTCAACATCATGCTGCAAATGGTACGCACAATGTGCGTAATCTGCATGGTCAGTCTAGGCCTTGGAACCAGCAGATGCAGCAAAATTGGTCACAGAGCTACAACATCCCAAATCCACCATATTggccacaacaacaacagtcCCGACCACAACAGAACTGGCCTCAGAACAACCCCAGGAATCTTCAGAGGCAACCATCTGTCCAGGGCCAAACTTGGCCTGTAATCACACAAAGTCAAACACAGCAGAAGAGTCAAAATAAGAATGGGAACCGACCGTTCAAAAATACATCTGCAGGTTCAAGTCAAAATCAGGGCCAC ATTAGTAAGCCATCAGGTCATATGAATGGTGTGAACTCTGCAAGACCTGCAACAATAATTCCAAGCCAACGCGGACAGATGTGGAGACCGAGATATGAACATTAG
- the LOC104782433 gene encoding protein HESO1-like isoform X3, producing the protein MSRNTFFDPTLQEILQVIKPTRADWDTRIGVIDQLRSVVQSVECLRGATVQPFGSFVSNLFTRWGDLDISVDLFSGSSILFTGKKQKQTLLGHLLRALRANGLWYKLQFVIHARVPILKIVSGHQRISCDISIDNLEGLLKSRFLFWISEIDGRFRDLVLLVKEWAKAHNINDSKSGTFNSYSLSLLVIFHLQTCVPAILPPLRDIYPKSAVDDLKGVRKTAEESIAQVTAANIARFKSGTAKSVNRSSLSELLVSFFAKFSDINLKAQELGVCPFTGRWENISTNTTWLPKTYSLFVEDPFEQPQNAARSVSRRNLDRIAQVFQITSRRLASDCNRNSIIAVLTGQHIHQSLYRTISLHSQHHANGTHNVRNLQGQSRPWNQQMQQNWSQSYNTPNPPYWPPQQQSRPQQNWPQNNPRNLQRQPSVQGQTWPVITQSQTQQKSQNKNGNRPFKNTSAGSSQNQGHISKPSGHMNGVNSARPATIIPSQRGQMWRPRYEH; encoded by the exons ATGAGTAGAAACACTTTCTTTGATCCTACCCTTCAAGAAATTCTTCAAGTGATTAAACCTACACGAGCAGATTGGGATACAAGGATCGGAGTCATTGATCAGTTGCGTAGCGTCGTACAATCTGTAGAATGTTTAAGAG gtGCTACTGTTCAACCATTTGGATCCTTTGTGTCAAATCTTTTCACACGATGGGGAGACTTAGACATCTCTGTTGACTTGTTCAGCGGTTCTTCCATCTTGTTCACTGGAAAGAAGCAGAAACAAACTTTACTTGGACATTTGCTTCGAGCCTTGAGAGCGAATG GTCTATGGTACAAACTGCAATTTGTTATTCATGCGCGAGTACCCATTCTGAAAATCGTGAGCGGGCACCAGAGAATTTCTTGTGACATTTCTATTGATAATCTGGAAGGGCTTTTGAAGAGCAGGTTCTTGTTCTGGATCAGTGAAATAGATGGGAGATTCCGCGACCTGGTTTTGCTA GTGAAGGAATGGGCCAAAGCTCATAATATTAACGATTCGAAGAGCGGGACTTTCAACTCTTACTCTCTCAGTTTGTTAGTCATCTTCCATCTTCAG ACTTGTGTGCCTGCAATCTTGCCTCCTCTAAGAGATATATATCCGAAGAGTGCGGTTGATGATCTGAAAG GTGTACGAAAAACTGCAGAGGAAAGTATAGCGCAAGTTACTGCTGCTAATATAGCGAGATTTAAATCAGGCACAGCAAAATCAGTCAACCGAAGCTCACTGTCGGAGCTTTTGGTCTCGTTTTTTGCAAAG TTTTCAGACATAAACTTGAAGGCACAAGAGCTCGGTGTTTGCCCGTTTACTGGAAGATGGGAAAACATAAGCACCAACACTACATGGCTGCCAAAGACGTACTCACTCTTT GTTGAAGATCCTTTTGAGCAGCCGCAGAACGCAGCAAGGAGTGTGAGTCGTAGAAATTTGGACAGAATAGCTCAAGTATTTCAGATCACATCGCGCCGTCTTGCCTCAGATTGCAATAGAAATTCCATCATTGCGGTTCTGACAGGGCAACACATTCACCAGTCTTTGTACAGAACAATAAGCCTCCATAGTCAACATCATGCAAATGGTACGCACAATGTTCGTAATCTGCAAGGTCAGTCTAGGCCATGGAACCAGCAAATGCAGCAAAATTGGTCACAGAGCTACAATACCCCAAATCCACCATATTGGCCACCACAACAACAGTCCCGACCACAACAGAATTGGCCTCAGAACAACCCCAGGAATCTTCAGAGGCAACCATCTGTCCAGGGCCAAACTTGGCCTGTAATCACACAAAGTCAAACACAGCAGAAGAGTCAAAATAAGAATGGGAACCGACCGTTCAAAAATACATCTGCAGGTTCAAGTCAAAATCAGGGCCACATTAGTAAGCCATCAGGTCATATGAATGGTGTGAACTCTGCAAGACCTGCAACAATAATTCCAAGCCAACGCGGACAGATGTGGAGACCGAGATATGAACATTAG
- the LOC104782433 gene encoding protein HESO1-like isoform X2 yields MSRNTFFDPTLQEILQVIKPTRADWDTRIGVIDQLRSVVQSVECLRGATVQPFGSFVSNLFTRWGDLDISVDLFSGSSILFTGKKQKQTLLGHLLRALRANGLWYKLQFVIHARVPILKIVSGHQRISCDISIDNLEGLLKSRFLFWISEIDGRFRDLVLLVKEWAKAHNINDSKSGTFNSYSLSLLVIFHLQTCVPAILPPLRDIYPKSAVDDLKGVRKTAEESIAQVTAANIARFKSGTAKSANRSSLSELLVSFFAKFSDINLKAKELGVCPFTGRWENISTNTTWLPKTYSLFVEDPFEQPQNAARSVSRRNLDRIAQVFQITSRRLASDCNRNSIIAVLTGQHIHQSLYRTISLHSQHHANGTHNVRNLQGQSRPWNQQMQQNWSQSYNTPNPPYWPPQQQSRPQQNWPQNNPRNLQRQPSVQGQTWPVITQSQTQQKSQNKNGNRPFKNTSAGSSQNQGHISKPSGHMNGVNSARPATIIPSQRGQMWRPRYEH; encoded by the exons ATGAGTAGAAACACTTTCTTTGATCCTACCCTTCAAGAAATTCTTCAAGTGATTAAACCTACACGAGCAGATTGGGATACAAGGATCGGAGTCATTGATCAGTTGCGTAGCGTCGTACAATCTGTAGAATGTTTAAGAG gtGCTACTGTTCAACCATTTGGATCCTTTGTGTCAAATCTTTTCACACGATGGGGAGACTTAGACATCTCTGTTGACTTGTTCAGCGGTTCTTCCATCTTGTTCACTGGAAAGAAGCAGAAACAAACTTTACTTGGACATTTGCTTCGAGCCTTGAGAGCGAATG GTCTATGGTACAAACTGCAATTTGTTATTCATGCGCGAGTACCCATTCTGAAAATCGTGAGCGGGCACCAGAGAATTTCTTGTGACATTTCTATTGATAATCTGGAAGGGCTTTTGAAGAGCAGGTTCTTGTTCTGGATCAGTGAAATAGATGGGAGATTCCGCGACCTGGTTTTGCTA GTGAAGGAATGGGCCAAAGCTCATAATATTAACGATTCGAAGAGCGGGACTTTCAACTCTTACTCTCTCAGTTTGTTAGTCATCTTCCATCTTCAG ACTTGTGTGCCTGCAATCTTGCCTCCTCTAAGAGATATATATCCGAAGAGTGCGGTTGATGATCTGAAAG GTGTACGAAAAACTGCAGAGGAAAGTATAGCGCAAGTTACTGCTGCTAATATAGCGAG ATTTAAATCAGGCACAGCAAAATCAGCCAACCGAAGCTCACTCTCGGAGCTTTTGGTCTCGTTTTTTGCAAAG TTTTCAGACATAAACTTGAAGGCAAAAGAGCTCGGTGTTTGCCCGTTTACTGGAAGATGGGAAAACATAAGCACCAACACTACATGGCTGCCAAAGACGTACTCACTCTTT GTTGAAGATCCTTTTGAGCAGCCGCAGAACGCAGCAAGGAGTGTGAGTCGTAGAAATTTGGACAGAATAGCTCAAGTATTTCAGATCACATCGCGCCGTCTTGCCTCAGATTGCAATAGAAATTCCATCATTGCGGTTCTGACAGGGCAACACATTCACCAGTCTTTGTACAGAACAATAAGCCTCCATAGTCAACATCATGCAAATGGTACGCACAATGTTCGTAATCTGCAAGGTCAGTCTAGGCCATGGAACCAGCAAATGCAGCAAAATTGGTCACAGAGCTACAATACCCCAAATCCACCATATTGGCCACCACAACAACAGTCCCGACCACAACAGAATTGGCCTCAGAACAACCCCAGGAATCTTCAGAGGCAACCATCTGTCCAGGGCCAAACTTGGCCTGTAATCACACAAAGTCAAACACAGCAGAAGAGTCAAAATAAGAATGGGAACCGACCGTTCAAAAATACATCTGCAGGTTCAAGTCAAAATCAGGGCCACATTAGTAAGCCATCAGGTCATATGAATGGTGTGAACTCTGCAAGACCTGCAACAATAATTCCAAGCCAACGCGGACAGATGTGGAGACCGAGATATGAACATTAG